Genomic window (Longimicrobiaceae bacterium):
CTTCTCGGCGCGCATCAGCCGCACCACGTCGCGGATGAGCCAGAGCCCCAGCGCCGCGGCGAGGATGCCGTACACCGGGCCCAATCCACCGTACGTGACCGGCGCCAGCGTCACGCCGAGCAGAACGACGGCGTGGAAGAGCATCTGCCGCATCGTCTCGCGCTCGCCCCACACGTTGGGGGCCATGGGCACGCCCACGCGGCCGTAGTCCTTCTGCTTGACCAGCGCCAGCGCCCAGAAGTGCGGCGGGGTCCAGAAGAAGACCATCAGGAAGAGGTACACCGCGGTGAGCGACAGCCCGCCCGTGGCCGCCGCCCAGCCCACCAGCGGCGGGAACGCGCCCGCCGCGCCGCCGATCACGATGTTCTGCGGCGACGTGCGCTTGAGCCAGCGGGTGTAGATGAAGACGTAGTAGAGCAGCCCCGCCAGCGCCAGCCACGCGCTGAGCAGGTTCACCTTGAGCGCGAACAGGGCGAACGCCGCCGCGCCCAGCGTGACGCCGAACGCCAGCACGTGCCCCGGCGACATGCGGCCGCTGGGGATGGGGCGCAGCTTGGTGCGCGGCATGTGCGCGTCGATGTCGCGATCGATGAACATGTTGATCGCGTTCGCGCCGCCGGCCATGAGGTAGCCGCCCAGCACCGTCCACAGCACCAGCCACCCGCTCGGCCACGCCCGCAGCGCGACGACCATGGGCGCCACGGTGGTCACCAGCAGCAGCGAGATGATGCGCGGCTTGGTGAGCGTGACGTAGTCCGCCAGCTGCTGGCGCACGCGGCCGCGCGGCGTGGCGGCGGCGGCCATGCCGGCGCGCTGCGTGCCGGTGGTCATCCGGGACTCGGGCGTGTGCTCGGCCACGGGGGCCACGGGCACCACGCCCGGCCGGAACGATGCGGTGTTCTCTGCCATTGGCTTGCGCTTGGGTGCGTGCCCGTCCGAAGGCGGAAGGCGCCCGGACGACCGCGCCAAATATACACCTGCGCTGTGCGGGCGCCACCCCGCGGCGGCGCACCGGCGGGCTCGTCCCGACCGGTGTGTGGTGGATCTCCCCACAGCCCGCTCCGCGCATGGAAGCCGAAACGCCGCATACGCTTGCACGCGGGCGCGGCGCCGGGGTATCCTTCAGCCGCCGCGCGGCCGGTCCGCCGCGCATCTCCCGTCCCGTGTCCCGGCTCCGATGCCCGCTGCTCAGTCCAAGCCTTCCGCGCTCGCCCGCTATGCGTGGGGCGTGCTCGCCTACAACGTGGCCGTGGTGCTGTGGGGCGCGTACGTGCGCGCGACCGGCGCCGGCGCGGGCTGCGGGCGCCACTGGCCCAGGTGCAACGGCCGCGTGGTCCCGCTGCTGCGCGAGACGAAGGAGCTGGTGGAGTTCACCCACCGCGTCTCCAGCGGCTTCGCGCTGCTGCTGGTGGTCGGCCTGCTCGCGTGGACGCTGCGCGCGGCTCCCCGCGGGCACCTGGCGCGGCGCGCGGCCGTCGTCTCGATGGTGCTGATGGTGATGGAGGCGCTGCTGGGCGCCGGCCTCGTCCTCCTGCGCCTGGTCGCGGGCGACAAGTCGTCGCTGCGGGCGTTCAGCATGGCCGCGCATCTCACGAACACCTTCCTGCTGCTGGCCGCGATCACGCTCACGGCCTGGTTCCTCTCCACCGGCGCGCGGGTGCGGACGCGCGGGCGGGGCGCCGTGCTGTGGCCGCTTGGCATCGCCCTGGCCGCAACGCTGTTCGTGGCCGTCAGCGGCGCGGTGACGGCGCTGGGCGACACGCTCTTCCCCGCGACGTCGCTCACCGCCGGGCTGCGGGCGGACATGTCGGCCACGGCGCACTTCCTCGTCCGCCTGCGCGTGGTGCACCCGGCCCTCGCCATCGCCACCTCGCTCTACGTCGTGTTCGCGGGCTGGCTGGTCCGCCGCACCCGTCCGTCGGCCCTGACCGCGCGTCTGTCGAAGGCCCTCGCCGGGCTGTTCGTCGCCCAGCTGCTCGTCGGCGCGGTGAACGTGATCCTCCTCGCCCCGCTGGCGATGCAGATCGTACATCTGCTGATGGCCGACGTCGTCTGGATCGTCCTCGTCGTCACCACCGCCGCCGCACTGGCGGATGATGCGGTACTCAACCGACCGCTCGGCCGAGATTTCGTGCCGGGGGACATCTGAGTTCAGAACTGAGGCTAGAACTCAGCCAGGGGCTATGAACGTCGTGTGTTCTGACAGCGTGCGGTAGCATTGGAACTCACTTTGTGTCGGATTGCCTGACATCGTGAAATCAGGCTCCGTGCTCAACGCCAACTCCGCTAGGATCTGCAGTTAAAGCATTTATCGCGTGCCTTGCATCCTCTGGCAATTTGACCAGGTACTCTCGGAACTTCTCCATTTCGGACGTGTGAGGCAGTTTATCTTGCGCGGCTGCGAACAGGATTTCTGCGGCCAAAACCGGATGTTGCTGCCCGTGATCTATCTCTAGCAGTATCTCTGTGAGCCGCGAGGTCACTTCCGTTCCTCGAACCTCTAGCCGGCGGATGCCGCGTAAAAGCGCTGCAGCAATAACGGGGTCTGTGAACCGCTCCAGCGCTTGGTGGAGTGGGATTATATACTGCATCGACCAACGCTCAATCGACGCCCCCCACTCGTTCCGCATCGTCTGGAGCAGCGCTGCACTTGCGACGTACGCTGCCACATCCGAGATGTTGCCCAAGTATGAACCCGGTGACGTATGCGTGCCCGTTAGCCAGGTCGCGGGTGTTTCGTTCTGTTCAGCGCCCAAATAAATCGCACTCTCCAGGCCGATTCTCTCGGTCAACCTCGCTATCCGAGAATCCAAGTACGAGCGCGCGGACGGCGGAGCTTTAGGTTGAGCGTTCTCGAGTATTCGGAGTTCGGTACACCAAGGGCAGTCATCCCGCGACCCGTACCCACGATCTGGAAGGTTGATCTCCCATGCAGCAAAGAGACAGCGTTGCCGCCCAATAAAGAAACGGTCGGACAACCCCTTCCAGGTCTCAGGAGAAGCGGGCCTAGCGACGAGGACAAAAGCACGAAAGGCAAAATTGAGATCTTGAACCTGCGTCTTGATTCCTTGGACGATCTCCAATGCCGCTCGCATTGTCCGGGCAGTGATGATTGAGTCATCACATATAAGGATGCTATGTGCCTCAGCAATCCGCTTGCGAGTCGCCTCAGGCATAA
Coding sequences:
- a CDS encoding heme o synthase, whose amino-acid sequence is MAENTASFRPGVVPVAPVAEHTPESRMTTGTQRAGMAAAATPRGRVRQQLADYVTLTKPRIISLLLVTTVAPMVVALRAWPSGWLVLWTVLGGYLMAGGANAINMFIDRDIDAHMPRTKLRPIPSGRMSPGHVLAFGVTLGAAAFALFALKVNLLSAWLALAGLLYYVFIYTRWLKRTSPQNIVIGGAAGAFPPLVGWAAATGGLSLTAVYLFLMVFFWTPPHFWALALVKQKDYGRVGVPMAPNVWGERETMRQMLFHAVVLLGVTLAPVTYGGLGPVYGILAAALGLWLIRDVVRLMRAEKLTQPAWTLYRNSLLYLALLFAAMVVDGLAPVDRGPDRSAVFLRDPAYAAVVPVDAPR
- a CDS encoding COX15/CtaA family protein — protein: MPAAQSKPSALARYAWGVLAYNVAVVLWGAYVRATGAGAGCGRHWPRCNGRVVPLLRETKELVEFTHRVSSGFALLLVVGLLAWTLRAAPRGHLARRAAVVSMVLMVMEALLGAGLVLLRLVAGDKSSLRAFSMAAHLTNTFLLLAAITLTAWFLSTGARVRTRGRGAVLWPLGIALAATLFVAVSGAVTALGDTLFPATSLTAGLRADMSATAHFLVRLRVVHPALAIATSLYVVFAGWLVRRTRPSALTARLSKALAGLFVAQLLVGAVNVILLAPLAMQIVHLLMADVVWIVLVVTTAAALADDAVLNRPLGRDFVPGDI